The following are from one region of the Mangifera indica cultivar Alphonso chromosome 14, CATAS_Mindica_2.1, whole genome shotgun sequence genome:
- the LOC123196488 gene encoding MATH domain and coiled-coil domain-containing protein At3g58340-like, translating into MKTEESNEVAIFKGRDALPSHYLVKIKSFSLLKASVGIYETSQFEAGGFNWRLHIDPNGDSNKNGENHISIYLELMETSSLPVGWEVNVIFNFLIYNQLEDKYDSLQDGRVRRYHAMKTKWGITKCIDLKSFHDPLNGYLIDDTCIFGAEVFVVKCVSKGECLSMIKEPAACYYLWKITEFSKLINETYESEPFGDYNWKILLYPNGCHEAKDNSISIFLTLPNSSVPDGTTKLLVKYTLHVKGQMDGGHVEFETTRLFTPGENWGSRKFLSLHKLKDQKQGLLVNDTCIIEAEVTVLGLIGTE; encoded by the exons ATGAAGACCGAGGAGTCCAATGAAGTCGCCATCTTCAAAG GGAGGGATGCTCTGCCTAGTCATTACTTGGTCAAAATAAAGTCTTTCTCATTACTAAAAGCTTCAGTCGGGATATATGAAACAAGCCAATTTGAAGCAGGGGGTTTCaattg GAGACTGCATATCGACCCAAATGGGGACTCTAACAAAAACGGAGAAAATCATATCTCCATTTACCTGGAACTGATGGAGACAAGTTCTCTCCCTGTAGGATGGGAAGTCAAtgtgattttcaattttctgataTACAATCAGCTTGAGGACAAGTATGATAGTCTCCAAG ATGGTAGAGTAAGGCGATACCACGCAATGAAGACCAAATGGGGTATCACCAAATGCATAGACCTGAAATCATTTCATGACCCTCTCAATGGATACCTTATTGATGACACTTGTATCTTTGGTGCTGAGGTTTTTGTTGTCAAATGTGTTTCAAAAGGGGAGTGCTTATCAATGATCAAAGAACCTGCTGCATGTTACTATCTATGGAAAATcactgaattttcaaaattaataaatgaaacttaTGAATCTGAACCTTTTGGAGACTACAACTG GAAAATTTTGCTCTACCCTAATGGATGTCATGAAGCCAAGGACAACagcatttcaatttttttaactctgCCAAATTCAAGTGTCCCTGATGGCACAACTAAATTGCTTGTTAAGTACACTCTGCATGTCAAAGGTCAAATGGATGGAGGGCACGTTGAATTTGAAA CTACAAGGCTGTTTACGCCAGGCGAGAATTGGGGCTCCAGAAAGTTTTTATCATTGCATAAACTCAAGGATCAAAAGCAGGGTTTGTTGGTGAATGACACTTGCATCATTGAAGCAGAAGTTACTGTGCTTGGATTGATCGGAACAGAGTGA